A stretch of the Natribaculum luteum genome encodes the following:
- a CDS encoding MarR family transcriptional regulator, whose translation MVERVPWMAPVDYEIMLFFDEHPILVSPKVLAADIEYDRHYVSKRCKILTEAGLLTKVETGLYELTETGQTYLEGDLDVSELEVDE comes from the coding sequence ATGGTAGAGCGGGTTCCCTGGATGGCACCAGTCGATTACGAGATCATGCTCTTTTTCGACGAGCATCCAATTTTGGTCTCTCCGAAGGTTCTTGCAGCGGACATCGAATACGATCGCCACTACGTGAGCAAACGGTGCAAGATACTCACCGAAGCTGGGTTGCTGACAAAAGTAGAAACCGGCCTCTACGAACTCACAGAAACAGGTCAGACGTACCTCGAGGGCGATCTCGACGTGAGCGAACTCGAGGTCGACGAGTAG
- a CDS encoding winged helix-turn-helix domain-containing protein: MSQSTTPGGTPPIQQLRTLVDLLENPTLARIYTHVLRTEDPTVEDLISELDIPQGTAYDYVGRLEEAGLITKVRKERPYEFAAEPLSITLTTDGEERTITAELVDAVGRREADKDIDVYLDRHGIDGLATALEYAREYVDGTVNHRIMAREVDISPLEAEIILQALESVVLEYRDE, from the coding sequence ATGTCTCAATCTACGACACCGGGTGGGACGCCACCGATTCAGCAACTTCGGACGCTCGTTGACCTTTTAGAGAATCCGACGCTCGCTCGAATCTATACTCATGTGTTGCGAACTGAAGATCCGACTGTCGAGGATCTCATCTCTGAACTCGATATCCCACAAGGGACTGCCTATGATTATGTCGGTCGACTCGAGGAGGCGGGTTTGATAACAAAGGTGCGTAAAGAGCGACCGTACGAATTTGCAGCGGAGCCACTTTCAATCACGCTCACGACAGACGGTGAAGAACGAACGATCACAGCCGAACTCGTTGACGCAGTCGGTCGTCGTGAGGCAGACAAAGATATTGATGTTTATCTTGATCGTCACGGGATCGATGGCCTTGCGACGGCTCTCGAGTATGCTCGTGAGTATGTCGACGGAACGGTCAACCATCGAATTATGGCCCGCGAAGTTGACATCTCTCCGCTGGAAGCTGAAATCATCTTGCAGGCACTCGAATCGGTTGTTCTTGAATACCGTGACGAATGA
- the tnpC gene encoding IS66 family transposase gives MSLGVSGSLESIDSTIRTENSTHLRQQLVVKELENRLLRRQITAKQQQIEQLEARLKRYENPNTPPSKQGGVAGSPGNDDSDEEENEDQGDDAGGDADAASGSSPGRDEGHEGTTRPPPEPEETIRVDQGYCPDCEQILSNPDSYISRTIIDIPLPIPTTVVEYELGKHRCSCGNEVVAEHPDCPETGRFGPNIMAQTALGRFHQRLPNRKQAELFDWELDTPISHRTIYNLTKRVADRLRPAYDDVKARIQESDVVYCDETGFPVDGEQHWAWTFVTDEEVLFWVDESRGSQVLEDVLGEDFAEDSTLSCDGWSAYPSYHTKLQRCWAHLLREAEYVAERYEEAERLSEELHALHDDLTAFDEEDPSASAREQKRAEASLHLEGLIREDYEAQEVKKLIEKIRNGLGHWLTFVTEPDVDSTNNRAERALREQVVLRKMFRTLRSAEGVQIHETITTMLATWKRRGLDPPEQLQSILGGQELRLG, from the coding sequence GTGTCGCTGGGGGTTAGCGGATCGCTGGAATCGATAGATTCCACGATCCGCACCGAGAACAGTACGCATCTCCGCCAGCAACTCGTCGTCAAAGAGCTTGAGAACCGACTTCTTCGTCGTCAGATCACTGCAAAACAACAGCAGATCGAACAACTTGAGGCTCGCCTCAAGCGGTACGAAAACCCAAACACACCTCCCAGTAAGCAGGGTGGCGTGGCTGGATCACCTGGCAACGATGACAGCGACGAGGAAGAGAACGAAGACCAAGGGGACGACGCTGGCGGCGACGCTGACGCCGCCAGCGGCTCCTCTCCAGGACGTGACGAAGGTCACGAAGGAACAACTCGACCGCCTCCGGAACCAGAGGAGACTATTCGAGTCGATCAGGGATATTGCCCAGACTGTGAGCAAATCCTCTCTAACCCGGACAGCTACATCTCACGGACGATTATCGACATACCTCTCCCTATTCCAACCACTGTCGTCGAGTACGAACTCGGCAAACACCGCTGTTCCTGTGGAAACGAAGTCGTTGCTGAACATCCAGACTGCCCGGAAACCGGGCGGTTTGGGCCAAATATCATGGCCCAAACCGCCCTCGGTAGGTTCCATCAGCGACTTCCAAACCGTAAACAGGCGGAGCTGTTTGACTGGGAACTCGATACACCCATCTCTCATCGGACGATCTACAACCTGACCAAGCGGGTCGCAGACCGGCTGCGACCCGCGTATGACGATGTCAAAGCCCGTATTCAGGAAAGTGACGTCGTCTACTGCGATGAAACGGGATTTCCTGTTGACGGAGAGCAACACTGGGCGTGGACGTTCGTTACTGACGAAGAAGTGCTGTTCTGGGTTGATGAGAGTCGTGGAAGTCAGGTGTTAGAGGACGTCCTCGGCGAGGACTTCGCCGAGGACTCAACGCTCAGCTGTGACGGTTGGTCAGCGTATCCGAGCTATCACACGAAGCTCCAGCGGTGCTGGGCACATCTGTTGCGGGAGGCGGAGTACGTTGCTGAACGGTACGAGGAAGCAGAGAGGTTGTCTGAGGAGTTACACGCTCTCCATGACGATTTAACGGCGTTCGACGAGGAGGATCCGTCCGCCTCCGCCCGCGAGCAAAAGCGGGCGGAGGCGTCGTTACATCTGGAAGGCCTGATCAGGGAAGACTACGAGGCACAGGAGGTCAAGAAGCTGATCGAGAAGATCAGGAACGGGTTAGGGCACTGGCTGACGTTCGTTACAGAGCCAGACGTCGATTCGACGAATAATCGCGCAGAGCGCGCTCTGCGCGAGCAAGTTGTGCTGCGGAAGATGTTCCGGACCCTCCGCTCAGCCGAAGGGGTCCAGATTCACGAGACGATTACGACCATGTTAGCCACGTGGAAACGACGAGGACTTGATCCGCCTGAACAGCTCCAGTCCATCCTCGGTGGGCAAGAACTCAGATTAGGATGA
- a CDS encoding sporulation control protein: MPAFGVGTPIFLVVQALISWFVYSEAKKYGSRSPVVVGASVFVLGVGLAFVFSTVIELVVVELLVILIYLLGVHAAKRRSASA; encoded by the coding sequence ATGCCTGCATTCGGTGTTGGAACCCCGATATTCCTCGTCGTACAAGCTCTCATCTCGTGGTTCGTCTATTCTGAGGCGAAAAAGTATGGCTCGCGCTCCCCGGTAGTCGTAGGAGCATCTGTATTCGTTCTAGGAGTGGGGCTTGCATTCGTTTTCAGTACTGTCATCGAGTTAGTCGTAGTCGAACTTCTCGTCATCCTCATCTATCTTCTCGGAGTACACGCTGCAAAACGGCGTTCTGCATCCGCTTGA
- a CDS encoding IS5 family transposase, whose amino-acid sequence MQTLPKSRLLRFVEEAFQLAQRAVARYSSKFSKKRYTLHQHIVLLCLKVRKDTTYRTLLDELIEMPRIRNAINLTELPAPSTLCKAFDRLDMAVWRVLLNLSVSLLPTNGIGGIDASGFDRSHASNHYTKRAKLTIQQLKVTLLVDSKVNAILDLHVTTTRKHDSQIAPSLIKRNPETIDILLGEKGYDDQKIRRLARQYEVRPLIKHREFTSLHKAWNARLDTDLYGQRSQSETVNSTLKRKYGAFVRSRRWWKQFRELTIACLVHNIDRSL is encoded by the coding sequence ATGCAGACCCTCCCAAAGTCTCGGTTGCTCCGATTTGTTGAGGAAGCATTTCAGTTAGCGCAACGTGCCGTAGCTCGATACTCCTCGAAGTTCTCGAAAAAACGCTATACGCTCCATCAGCACATCGTTCTCCTCTGTCTCAAAGTTCGAAAGGATACAACGTATCGAACACTCCTCGACGAACTCATCGAAATGCCCCGTATTCGGAACGCGATTAATCTCACTGAACTGCCTGCCCCATCAACACTGTGCAAAGCGTTCGATAGACTCGATATGGCTGTCTGGCGAGTGCTGCTCAATCTCTCTGTTTCACTGCTCCCGACCAACGGCATTGGGGGGATTGATGCTTCGGGATTCGACCGCAGCCACGCCTCAAACCACTACACGAAACGAGCCAAACTCACGATTCAGCAACTCAAAGTAACACTGCTAGTCGATTCCAAAGTGAACGCCATCCTTGATTTACACGTGACGACGACACGAAAACACGATAGCCAGATCGCGCCGTCGTTGATCAAACGCAACCCCGAGACTATCGACATCCTGCTCGGTGAAAAAGGCTACGACGACCAGAAAATCAGACGGCTTGCCCGTCAATACGAGGTTCGTCCACTGATCAAGCATCGTGAGTTCACATCGCTCCACAAGGCATGGAACGCACGCTTAGACACTGATCTCTACGGACAGCGGAGTCAATCCGAGACTGTCAACTCAACACTCAAGCGAAAGTACGGTGCGTTCGTCCGCTCACGACGCTGGTGGAAACAATTTCGTGAGCTCACCATCGCCTGTCTCGTTCATAATATCGACCGATCACTCTGA